A part of Capsicum annuum cultivar UCD-10X-F1 chromosome 6, UCD10Xv1.1, whole genome shotgun sequence genomic DNA contains:
- the LOC107874670 gene encoding LOW QUALITY PROTEIN: 2-methylacyl-CoA dehydrogenase, mitochondrial (The sequence of the model RefSeq protein was modified relative to this genomic sequence to represent the inferred CDS: substituted 1 base at 1 genomic stop codon), protein MQKLFALRSLSSAIAKNFRSQQHQLAAFSTSSLLDDTQKQFKESVEKFAQENIAPFAEKIDRTNSFPQEVNLWKLMGDFNLHGITAPEEYGGLNLGYLYHCIAMEEIGRASAAVGLSYGCHSNVCINQLVRHGTPEQKQKYLPKLISGDHIGALSMSEPNAGSDVVGMQCRADRVDGGYVLNGNKMWCTNGPIANTLVVYAKTDTTAGSKGITAFIVEKEMPGYVHFTYKIXILNSCVNFVLIHDCFVPKENVLGHEGKGVYVLMSGLDLERIVFSSAPIGIMQACMDVVIPYVRQREQFGKPIGEYQFIQGKLADMYTSLQSSRSYMYAVAKDCDNGNIDPKDCSGAILVAAERATQVALQAIQCLGANGYVNEYPTGRLLRDAKLYEIGAGTSEIRRLIIGRELFKQQ, encoded by the exons TTTAAAGAAAGTGTAGAAAAGTTTGCTCAAGAGAATATAGCCCCTTTTGCTGAAAAAATAGACAGAACAAACAGTTTCCCACAG GAGGTTAACTTATGGAAATTGATGGGGGACTTTAATTTGCATGGGATTACAGCGCCAG aggaATATGGTGGTCTGAATCTTGGTTATTTATATCACTGCATTGCAATGGAGGAAATTGGTCGAGCATCTGCTGCTGTTGGTCTTTCTTATGGTTGCCACTCCAACGTTTGCATTAACCAATTG GTGAGACATGGAACCCCAGAGCAGAAGCAAAAATATTTGCCAAAG CTTATAAGCGGGGATCACATTGGGGCTCTATCCATGAGTGAACCAAATG cTGGATCAGATGTTGTTGGCATGCAGTGTCGAGCAGATCGTGTGGATGGTGGCTATGTTTTAAATGGGAATAAAATGTGGTGCACCAATGGCCCTATTGCTAACACTTTG GTTGTTTATGCAAAAACGGATACGACTGCTGGTTCTAAAGGAATTACAGCATTTATCGTCGAGAAAGAAATGCCAGGGTATGTACATTtcacttataaaatttaaattctgaaTTCGTGCGTTAATTTTGTACTAATACATGA TTGCTTTGTTCCTAAAGAAAATGTTCTAGGCCACGAAGGAAAAG GAGTGTATGTACTGATGTCTGGACTAGATTTGGAACGAATTGTTTTTTCATCAGCACCTATTGGAATAATGCAAGCATGTATGGATGTTGTTATACCTTACGTTAGACAAAGGGAGCAATTTGGAAAGCCGATTGGCGAATATCAATTTATACAA GGAAAACTTGCTGATATGTACACTTCTTTACAATCTTCAAG atccTATATGTATGCTGTTGCAAAGGATTGTGACAATGGAAATATTGATCCAAAG GATTGTTCTGGGGCCATACTAGTTGCAGCTGAAAGAGCCACTCAAGTAGCTCTTCAG GCAATTCAGTGTCTTGGTGCAAATGGATATGTAAATGAGTACCCAACAGGACGTCTACTGAGAGATGCTAAATTGTATGAGATTGGAGCAGGAACTAGTGAAATTAGAAGACTTATAATTGGGCGTGAACTCTTTAAACAGCAATAA